Proteins encoded in a region of the Streptomyces sp. NBC_00513 genome:
- a CDS encoding globin domain-containing protein, with product MDVRILKSSFAVVERRAEHAVKYFYSHLFWHHPEVRPLFPSSPADMERQRDRLFAALTHVVTHLETETLVPYLRDLGRDHRKFRVGPEHYAAVGTSLLAALAETSGATWTPEVEKAWAEAYQVIADAMTAGAAESTDPPWWDAEIVRHLQYGQDVAVLTLRPDLPLPYLPGQYVSVSSARVPTTWRTYSLANAPRPDGTVDLHVSRIEEGRLSHVLVREARPGETLRLGAPGGRLTLRREDRPVTFIAAGTGWAPIRAMLEDLADDPPDQDVRLFVVARDAAHLYDRPFIDAFAAAHRRLAVTYLTPAPGQHRNQATDRLATALGHRGLWRDQDVYLGGPAQFIEETAYLLEELGARPDRIFHDAIPAGGSGRTRPVGFGEWFLSPPDPHWHNPSGRAPL from the coding sequence GTGGACGTGAGGATCTTGAAGAGCAGTTTCGCGGTGGTGGAGAGACGGGCCGAGCACGCCGTCAAGTACTTCTACTCGCACCTCTTCTGGCACCACCCCGAGGTCCGCCCGCTCTTCCCCTCCTCCCCGGCGGACATGGAACGCCAGCGGGACCGGCTCTTCGCCGCCCTCACCCACGTGGTCACCCACCTGGAGACCGAGACCCTCGTCCCCTACCTCCGCGACCTCGGCCGCGACCACCGCAAGTTCCGGGTCGGCCCCGAGCACTACGCGGCCGTCGGCACCAGCCTGCTCGCCGCCCTCGCCGAGACCTCCGGCGCGACCTGGACACCCGAGGTGGAGAAGGCCTGGGCCGAGGCCTACCAGGTGATCGCCGACGCGATGACGGCCGGCGCCGCCGAGAGCACCGACCCGCCCTGGTGGGACGCCGAGATCGTCCGCCACCTCCAGTACGGGCAGGACGTCGCCGTACTGACCCTGCGCCCCGACCTCCCGCTCCCCTATCTCCCCGGCCAGTACGTGAGCGTGAGCAGCGCCCGCGTCCCGACCACCTGGCGCACCTACTCCCTGGCCAACGCGCCCCGCCCCGACGGCACCGTCGACCTGCACGTCAGCCGGATCGAGGAGGGCCGACTGTCCCACGTGCTGGTCCGCGAGGCACGGCCCGGGGAGACGCTGCGACTGGGCGCGCCCGGTGGCCGGCTCACGCTGCGCCGCGAGGACCGCCCGGTCACCTTCATCGCCGCCGGCACCGGTTGGGCCCCGATCCGCGCCATGCTGGAGGACCTCGCGGACGACCCTCCCGACCAGGACGTACGGCTCTTCGTCGTCGCGCGGGACGCCGCGCACCTCTACGACCGGCCGTTCATCGACGCGTTCGCCGCCGCCCACCGCCGGCTCGCCGTCACCTACCTCACACCCGCCCCCGGACAGCACCGCAACCAGGCCACCGACCGGCTGGCGACCGCGCTCGGCCACCGCGGCCTGTGGCGGGACCAGGACGTCTACCTCGGCGGGCCGGCGCAGTTCATCGAGGAGACCGCGTACCTCCTGGAGGAACTCGGCGCCCGACCCGACCGGATCTTCCACGACGCGATCCCCGCGGGCGGCTCCGGGCGGACCCGCCCGGTGGGCTTCGGGGAATGGTTCCTGAGCCCGCCGGACCCGCACTGGCACAACCCCTCGGGGCGCGCACCGCTGTAG
- a CDS encoding nucleoside triphosphate pyrophosphohydrolase, which translates to MTEHASPEPTGRIVLLTTSHRVAPGLLSWSAWQTLHAADRVLCADPDHPQLPYLREAGVEVLHAVPDAHELVEACAGGATVVVLPSGEGDQRLTDGLARLAGSGRVAMPDLELLPGSYDLPGARLLDLVQVMDRVRRECPWTSAQTHEGLVKYAIEEAYELVEAIEAGDREELREELGDVLLQVFFHARIAQEHADEPFSIDDVAGDLVDKLIRRHPHVFGDARAETPEDVNAHWQATKAVEKRRASVTDGVPVAQPGLALAAKLAGRARAGGIAVELPRGEGVGYELLELAARAEAAGIDPETALRAAARVYRDAIRAAEAADA; encoded by the coding sequence GTGACTGAGCACGCGTCCCCCGAGCCCACCGGCCGCATCGTCCTGCTGACCACCAGCCACCGGGTCGCCCCGGGCCTGCTGTCCTGGTCCGCGTGGCAGACCCTGCACGCCGCGGACCGGGTGCTGTGCGCCGACCCCGACCACCCGCAGCTGCCGTACCTGCGCGAGGCGGGTGTCGAGGTGCTCCACGCGGTCCCCGACGCCCACGAACTCGTCGAGGCCTGCGCCGGCGGCGCCACCGTCGTGGTGCTGCCGAGCGGCGAGGGCGACCAGCGCCTCACCGACGGGCTCGCCCGGCTGGCCGGCTCCGGTCGGGTCGCCATGCCGGACCTGGAACTGCTGCCCGGGTCCTACGACCTGCCCGGCGCGCGGCTGCTCGACCTGGTGCAGGTGATGGACCGGGTGCGGCGGGAATGCCCCTGGACCTCGGCGCAGACCCACGAGGGCCTGGTGAAGTACGCCATCGAGGAGGCGTACGAGCTGGTCGAGGCGATCGAGGCCGGCGACCGGGAGGAACTGCGCGAGGAGTTGGGCGACGTACTGCTCCAGGTGTTCTTCCACGCGCGGATCGCGCAGGAGCACGCCGACGAGCCGTTCTCCATCGACGACGTGGCCGGGGACCTGGTCGACAAGCTGATCCGCCGGCACCCGCACGTCTTCGGCGACGCGCGGGCCGAGACCCCCGAGGACGTCAACGCGCACTGGCAGGCGACCAAGGCGGTCGAGAAGCGCCGCGCGTCGGTCACGGACGGGGTCCCGGTCGCCCAGCCCGGCCTCGCCCTCGCGGCCAAGCTCGCCGGCCGGGCCCGTGCGGGCGGCATCGCGGTGGAACTGCCCCGGGGCGAGGGCGTCGGATACGAGTTGCTGGAACTGGCGGCGCGCGCCGAGGCGGCGGGCATCGACCCGGAGACCGCGCTGCGCGCCGCGGCCCGCGTCTACCGGGACGCGATCCGGGCGGCGGAGGCCGCCGACGCCTGA
- a CDS encoding cytochrome P450 encodes MHEPTPAEPADETSSPQGPTLFDWEFATDPYPAYAWLREHSPVHRTKLPSGVEAWLVTRYADARQALADQRLSKNPAHHAEPAHAKGKTGIPGERKAELMTHLLNIDPPDHTRLRRLVSKAFTPRRVAEFAPRVQELTDHLIDGFAGKGEADLIHEFAFPLPIYAICEMLGVPREDQDDFRDWAGMMIRHGGGPRGGVARSVKRMRTYLGELIHRKRDDLGNDLISDLIRAGDHGDHLTEAEATAMAFILLFAGFETTVNLIGNGVHSLFMNPEQRERLQVSLAAGESGLLETGVEELLRYDGPVELATWRFATEPLTLGGRDIAVGDPVLVVLAAADRDPARFAEPDTLDLSRSDNQHLGYGHGIHYCLGAPLARLEGQTALKSLLMRLPDLELAVPPADLRWRGGLIMRGLRTLPVRFTPRND; translated from the coding sequence GTGCATGAGCCGACCCCCGCGGAACCCGCCGACGAGACCTCCTCCCCCCAGGGCCCCACCCTGTTCGACTGGGAGTTCGCCACCGACCCGTACCCGGCGTACGCCTGGCTGCGCGAGCACTCCCCCGTGCACCGCACCAAGCTCCCGAGCGGCGTGGAGGCCTGGCTGGTGACCCGGTACGCGGACGCCCGCCAGGCCCTCGCCGACCAGCGCCTCAGCAAGAACCCGGCGCACCACGCGGAGCCGGCGCACGCCAAGGGCAAGACCGGCATCCCGGGGGAGCGCAAGGCGGAGCTGATGACGCACCTGCTGAACATCGACCCGCCGGACCACACCCGGCTGCGGCGGCTGGTGTCGAAGGCGTTCACCCCGCGCCGGGTGGCGGAGTTCGCCCCGCGCGTCCAGGAGCTCACCGACCACCTCATCGACGGGTTCGCCGGGAAGGGGGAGGCGGACCTCATCCACGAGTTCGCGTTCCCGCTCCCCATCTACGCCATCTGCGAGATGCTCGGCGTACCGCGCGAGGACCAGGACGACTTCCGGGACTGGGCCGGGATGATGATCCGGCACGGCGGCGGACCGCGCGGCGGGGTCGCCCGTTCCGTGAAGCGGATGCGGACCTACCTCGGGGAACTCATCCACCGCAAACGGGACGATCTGGGCAACGACCTGATCTCGGATCTGATCCGGGCCGGCGACCACGGCGACCACCTGACGGAGGCCGAGGCCACCGCGATGGCCTTCATCCTGCTCTTCGCCGGCTTCGAGACGACCGTGAACCTCATCGGGAACGGCGTCCACTCCCTCTTCATGAACCCGGAGCAGCGCGAGCGCCTCCAGGTCTCCCTGGCCGCCGGCGAGAGCGGGCTGCTGGAGACCGGTGTCGAGGAGCTGCTGCGCTACGACGGGCCCGTGGAACTGGCGACCTGGCGGTTCGCCACCGAACCGCTGACCCTCGGCGGGCGCGACATCGCGGTCGGCGATCCGGTGCTGGTGGTCCTCGCGGCCGCGGACCGGGACCCCGCAAGATTCGCAGAACCGGACACTCTGGACCTGTCCCGGAGTGACAATCAGCACCTCGGATACGGGCACGGCATCCATTACTGCCTCGGCGCGCCGCTCGCGCGTCTTGAAGGACAGACGGCGCTCAAGAGTTTGCTGATGCGTCTGCCGGATCTGGAACTCGCCGTTCCACCTGCGGACCTGCGCTGGCGGGGCGGACTCATCATGCGTGGCCTGCGCACGCTTCCGGTGCGCTTCACACCCCGAAACGACTGA
- a CDS encoding DUF501 domain-containing protein produces the protein MQTPPPQTDRTEPTAADIEAFQQQLGRPPRGLRAIAHRCPCGQPDVVETAPRLPDGTPFPTLFYLTCPRAAGAIGTLEANGVMKEMQARLADDPELAAAYRAAHEDYITRRDAIEVLQGFPSAGGMPDRVKCLHVLVGHSLAAGPGVNPFGDEALAMLPEWWAKGPCVTPCGEKKDADA, from the coding sequence ATGCAGACGCCCCCGCCCCAGACCGACCGCACCGAGCCGACCGCCGCGGACATCGAGGCGTTCCAGCAGCAGCTCGGCCGCCCGCCGCGCGGGCTGCGCGCCATCGCGCACCGATGCCCCTGCGGGCAGCCGGATGTCGTCGAGACCGCGCCCCGACTCCCCGACGGCACCCCCTTCCCGACGCTCTTCTACTTGACCTGCCCGCGCGCCGCCGGTGCCATCGGCACGCTGGAGGCCAACGGCGTGATGAAGGAGATGCAGGCCCGGCTCGCCGACGACCCGGAGCTGGCCGCCGCCTACCGGGCCGCGCACGAGGACTACATCACCCGCCGCGACGCCATCGAGGTGCTCCAGGGCTTCCCGAGCGCCGGCGGCATGCCGGACCGGGTGAAGTGCCTGCACGTGCTGGTGGGCCACTCGCTGGCCGCCGGCCCCGGCGTGAACCCGTTCGGCGACGAGGCCCTGGCGATGCTGCCCGAGTGGTGGGCCAAGGGCCCCTGCGTCACCCCGTGCGGGGAGAAGAAGGACGCGGACGCGTGA
- a CDS encoding YfhO family protein — MSTPHTSPRRRSLFGSALAALITTVAVCAGDAVARVFPYGPRHRSVNDLGNQFVPFHAHLWDLLHGRAEGGLLLNWQSGYGTSFLPDFGTYLSSPFAVLVGVFPRADIDLAVYVVTVLKTAAAAAAMAWSLRTQRRGPWWAAGLLGASYALCGWSVIEAAYNPMWLDGLIAFPLLCLTGEWALRGRRPGAAALVVALCWTANFYTAYMATLGAALVLVVRLAQDRDVVPGGRRGLGRARVLGRAATATVLGIALAAPVLAPLFLSSRQAYPGWSREFAPAATGDLLARLLPATYSFSSPALFVGTGTLLLVAALPFHRAVPVRARLWWTGLVVAVLLSFQWAPTHLAWHAFATPNGSPYRQTFVLAGIVVIAAWTGLAAGPPGVRALASGAGVLCLAALGAGGSALATGWGYALFGGGLAVAGWAWWALRGRRRALPAAGLLVAVLVGQAAATVAYGHLGKLGGLDDYPSWGPAHTARAEALAGAEGWPGYRTDAGRPALTGNDPLLLGGEGGAYYSSHTPDVFTRTMVALGAGWTSRGRNVQSLDNPVTDAVFAVGARLRADGTIGRATAAPLVTVRRPGPPLAYGPSPFANQELLLGARVYEAPLTPGLCRAGTEAFLWAPEYNGAARLADGPAFRLNARPPRNRAALQPMGVAHGPASRLVFERPAPARWELACLDRARLDTAVAALRAGAPTALRVDASGVRATLRPGTTGTVVLSAPAIAGWTCGGRPAAAHLGLVAVPVGPDTRSVTCTFRPPGLVPGAAVAAVALLVLFARLVPVGRLRRGAGGARRTGSRPSAPSGTPSDRAEDFGVRV, encoded by the coding sequence ATGTCGACACCGCACACCTCCCCGCGGCGCCGCAGCCTGTTCGGCTCGGCGCTCGCCGCCCTGATCACGACGGTGGCCGTGTGTGCCGGGGACGCCGTCGCGCGCGTCTTCCCGTACGGGCCCCGCCACCGCAGCGTCAACGACCTCGGCAACCAGTTCGTGCCCTTCCACGCGCACCTGTGGGACCTGCTGCACGGGCGTGCCGAGGGCGGTCTGCTCCTCAACTGGCAGTCCGGGTACGGGACGAGCTTCCTGCCGGACTTCGGGACGTACCTGTCGAGCCCGTTCGCGGTGCTCGTCGGGGTCTTCCCGCGCGCGGACATCGACCTCGCCGTGTACGTGGTCACCGTGCTCAAGACGGCCGCCGCGGCCGCGGCCATGGCGTGGTCGCTGCGCACGCAGCGGCGCGGGCCGTGGTGGGCGGCGGGGCTGCTCGGGGCCTCGTACGCGCTGTGCGGCTGGTCCGTGATCGAGGCCGCGTACAACCCGATGTGGCTGGACGGGCTGATCGCGTTCCCGCTCCTGTGTCTGACGGGTGAATGGGCGCTGCGCGGCCGACGTCCCGGCGCGGCGGCCCTGGTCGTGGCCCTGTGTTGGACGGCGAACTTCTACACCGCGTACATGGCGACGCTGGGCGCGGCGCTGGTGCTCGTGGTGCGGCTGGCGCAGGACCGGGACGTGGTGCCGGGCGGACGGCGCGGGCTCGGGCGGGCGCGGGTGCTCGGGCGGGCCGCGACGGCGACCGTCCTGGGCATCGCGCTGGCCGCGCCGGTGCTGGCGCCGCTGTTCCTCAGTTCGAGGCAGGCCTATCCGGGGTGGTCCCGGGAGTTCGCGCCGGCGGCGACCGGGGACCTGTTGGCGCGGCTGCTGCCCGCCACCTACTCCTTCTCCTCCCCCGCCCTCTTCGTCGGTACCGGAACGCTGCTGCTGGTGGCGGCGCTGCCGTTCCACCGGGCGGTGCCGGTGCGGGCCCGACTGTGGTGGACGGGGCTCGTGGTGGCGGTGCTGCTGTCGTTCCAGTGGGCGCCGACCCACCTGGCCTGGCACGCGTTCGCGACCCCGAACGGCAGCCCGTACCGGCAGACCTTCGTGCTCGCCGGGATCGTGGTCATCGCCGCCTGGACCGGGCTGGCGGCCGGCCCGCCGGGGGTGCGGGCGCTGGCCTCGGGCGCGGGGGTGCTCTGCCTGGCCGCGCTCGGGGCCGGCGGCAGCGCCCTCGCGACCGGCTGGGGGTACGCGCTGTTCGGCGGCGGGCTGGCGGTGGCCGGCTGGGCGTGGTGGGCGCTGCGCGGCCGGCGCCGCGCGCTCCCGGCGGCCGGGCTGCTGGTCGCGGTCCTGGTGGGCCAGGCCGCGGCGACCGTCGCGTACGGGCACCTGGGCAAGCTCGGCGGGCTGGACGACTACCCGTCCTGGGGGCCGGCGCACACGGCGCGCGCCGAGGCGTTGGCGGGCGCCGAGGGGTGGCCCGGGTACCGGACCGACGCGGGCCGGCCGGCGCTGACGGGCAACGATCCGCTGCTGCTCGGCGGTGAGGGCGGCGCGTACTACAGCAGCCACACCCCGGACGTGTTCACCCGCACGATGGTCGCCCTCGGGGCGGGCTGGACCTCGCGGGGCCGCAACGTCCAGAGCCTCGACAACCCGGTGACCGACGCCGTCTTCGCGGTCGGGGCCAGGCTCCGAGCGGACGGCACGATCGGCCGGGCGACGGCCGCGCCGCTGGTCACGGTCCGGCGCCCGGGTCCCCCGCTCGCCTACGGCCCCTCCCCCTTCGCCAACCAGGAACTCCTGCTGGGCGCCCGGGTCTACGAGGCCCCGCTCACGCCGGGCCTGTGCCGCGCGGGCACCGAGGCGTTCCTGTGGGCCCCGGAGTACAACGGCGCGGCCCGGCTCGCGGACGGCCCGGCGTTCCGGCTGAACGCCCGTCCGCCGCGCAACCGGGCCGCGCTCCAGCCGATGGGCGTCGCGCACGGGCCCGCCTCGCGGCTGGTCTTCGAGCGGCCCGCGCCCGCCCGTTGGGAGCTGGCCTGCCTGGACCGGGCCCGGCTGGACACGGCGGTGGCCGCGCTGCGGGCCGGCGCGCCGACCGCGCTCCGGGTCGACGCGTCGGGCGTACGGGCCACCCTGCGGCCGGGCACGACCGGCACGGTGGTGCTGTCGGCGCCGGCCATCGCGGGCTGGACCTGCGGCGGCCGGCCGGCCGCCGCCCACCTGGGGCTGGTCGCCGTACCCGTGGGCCCCGACACCCGCTCGGTGACGTGTACGTTCCGCCCGCCGGGCCTGGTCCCGGGCGCGGCGGTCGCGGCGGTCGCCCTCCTGGTCCTGTTCGCCCGGCTCGTCCCGGTCGGCCGACTCCGGCGCGGGGCCGGTGGGGCGCGGCGTACCGGGTCGCGGCCGTCGGCCCCGTCCGGTACGCCGTCCGATCGGGCGGAGGACTTCGGCGTCCGGGTGTGA
- the eno gene encoding phosphopyruvate hydratase, giving the protein MLVPSIDVVVAREILDSRGNPTVEVEVGLDDGSTGRAAVPSGASTGAFEAIELRDGDPNRYFGKGVEKAVLAVIEQIGPELVGYDATEQRLIDQAMFDLDATDNKGSLGANAILGVSLAVAHAASEASDLPLFRYLGGPNAHLLPVPMMNILNGGSHADSNVDIQEFMIAPIGAESFSEALRWGAEVYHTLKKVLHTKGLSTGLGDEGGFAPNLESNRAALDLIVEAIKQAGYVPGKDIALALDVAASEFYKDGKYEFEGQSRSAAEMTEYYEELVSAYPMVSIEDPLYEDDWAGWKTLTDKLGSKVQIVGDDLFVTNPERLARGIEEGSANALLVKVNQIGSLTETLDAVEMAQRNGFKCMMSHRSGETEDVTIADLAVAVNCGQIKTGAPARSDRVAKYNQLLRIEEILDDAAVYAGRSAFPRFRSADQ; this is encoded by the coding sequence ATGCTCGTGCCGTCCATCGACGTCGTCGTAGCCCGGGAAATCCTGGACTCCCGAGGCAACCCCACGGTCGAGGTCGAGGTTGGCCTCGACGATGGCAGCACCGGTCGTGCTGCAGTTCCGTCCGGCGCCTCCACCGGTGCATTCGAGGCCATCGAGCTGCGTGACGGTGACCCCAACCGTTACTTCGGCAAGGGTGTCGAGAAGGCCGTCCTCGCCGTCATCGAGCAGATCGGCCCGGAGCTCGTCGGCTACGACGCCACCGAGCAGCGCCTGATCGACCAGGCCATGTTCGACCTGGACGCCACCGACAACAAGGGCTCCCTCGGCGCCAACGCCATCCTCGGCGTGTCCCTCGCCGTCGCGCACGCCGCGTCCGAGGCCTCGGACCTGCCGCTCTTCCGCTACCTCGGCGGTCCGAACGCGCACCTGCTGCCCGTCCCGATGATGAACATCCTCAACGGTGGGTCGCACGCCGACTCCAACGTGGACATCCAGGAGTTCATGATCGCCCCGATCGGCGCGGAGTCCTTCTCCGAGGCGCTGCGCTGGGGTGCCGAGGTCTACCACACCCTCAAGAAGGTCCTGCACACCAAGGGCCTCTCCACCGGCCTGGGCGACGAGGGCGGCTTCGCCCCGAACCTGGAGTCGAACCGCGCCGCGCTGGACCTCATCGTCGAGGCGATCAAGCAGGCCGGCTACGTCCCCGGCAAGGACATCGCGCTCGCGCTCGACGTCGCCGCGTCCGAGTTCTACAAGGACGGCAAGTACGAGTTCGAGGGCCAGTCCCGCTCGGCCGCCGAGATGACCGAGTACTACGAGGAGCTCGTCTCCGCGTACCCGATGGTCTCCATCGAGGACCCGCTGTACGAGGACGACTGGGCCGGCTGGAAGACCCTCACCGACAAGCTGGGCTCCAAGGTCCAGATCGTCGGCGACGACCTCTTCGTCACCAACCCCGAGCGCCTGGCCCGCGGCATCGAGGAGGGCTCCGCGAACGCCCTGCTCGTCAAGGTCAACCAGATCGGTTCGCTGACCGAGACCCTCGACGCCGTCGAGATGGCCCAGCGCAACGGCTTCAAGTGCATGATGTCGCACCGCTCCGGCGAGACCGAGGACGTCACCATCGCCGACCTCGCCGTCGCCGTGAACTGCGGCCAGATCAAGACCGGCGCCCCGGCCCGCTCGGACCGCGTCGCCAAGTACAACCAGCTGCTGCGCATCGAGGAGATCCTCGACGACGCCGCGGTGTACGCGGGTCGCTCCGCCTTCCCGCGGTTCCGCTCCGCGGACCAGTAG
- a CDS encoding transglycosylase family protein encodes MLLSGKGKHRRASKAARIVTLAGVAGVAVAAPLMAAGSASAATTSEWDKVASCESGGNWSINTGNGYYGGLQFSSGTWAAYGGKAYASQANQASKSQQIAIAEKVLKGQGKGAWPSCGVGLSNSSYDGGGSAETPKPQKQQAAPKKQKAAPKTETKRSEGSTTTRSERSTAAPAPQKAPKTTAAPKIGNGSYEVKAGDTLGTIADANGVKGGWQKLHELNKDIVPDADLIYPGQKLKLS; translated from the coding sequence ATGCTGCTTTCCGGCAAGGGCAAGCACCGTCGCGCCTCCAAGGCCGCCCGCATCGTCACGCTCGCCGGTGTCGCCGGTGTCGCCGTCGCGGCGCCGCTGATGGCCGCGGGCTCCGCGTCCGCCGCCACCACCTCCGAGTGGGACAAGGTCGCCTCCTGCGAGTCCGGTGGCAACTGGTCCATCAACACGGGCAACGGCTACTACGGCGGCCTGCAGTTCTCGTCCGGCACCTGGGCCGCCTACGGCGGCAAGGCGTACGCCTCGCAGGCCAACCAGGCCTCCAAGTCGCAGCAGATAGCCATCGCCGAGAAGGTCCTCAAGGGCCAGGGCAAGGGCGCCTGGCCGTCCTGTGGCGTGGGCCTGTCCAACTCCTCGTACGACGGTGGCGGCTCGGCCGAGACCCCCAAGCCGCAGAAGCAGCAGGCCGCTCCCAAGAAGCAGAAGGCCGCGCCGAAGACGGAGACCAAGCGCTCCGAGGGCTCCACCACCACCCGCTCCGAGCGTTCCACGGCCGCCCCGGCGCCGCAGAAGGCCCCGAAGACGACCGCCGCCCCGAAGATCGGCAACGGCTCGTACGAGGTCAAGGCCGGCGACACCCTGGGCACCATCGCCGACGCGAACGGCGTCAAGGGCGGCTGGCAGAAGCTGCACGAGCTGAACAAGGACATCGTCCCGGACGCCGACCTGATCTACCCCGGGCAGAAGCTGAAGCTCAGCTGA
- a CDS encoding SurA N-terminal domain-containing protein, translating into MHRRTALSVSAVLLAAAPLLSACSNETRPGTAAVVGGERITTSALQAQVNDVRAAQNRSTTPTPAELVESSPRLERTKLRGLINSRILDKMAKDAGITVTTKEIEEQRKTLVDSSGGPQKFQAAILQEAVTAPGQIDRFITDQLLLSKLMEKYGKDKLTAPASAAAEKLGIEVNPRYGSWDAEGIRLGDGTTPWIIQRTRPEQAVPAGT; encoded by the coding sequence TTGCACCGTCGCACTGCGCTCTCCGTCTCCGCCGTCCTGCTCGCGGCGGCTCCCCTGCTGTCCGCCTGCTCGAACGAGACCCGCCCCGGCACGGCGGCCGTGGTGGGCGGCGAACGGATCACCACCTCAGCGCTCCAGGCCCAGGTGAACGACGTACGCGCCGCACAGAACCGGTCCACGACCCCCACGCCGGCCGAGCTCGTGGAGAGTTCCCCGCGACTGGAGCGGACGAAGCTGCGCGGCCTGATCAACAGCCGGATCCTCGACAAGATGGCCAAGGACGCCGGGATCACCGTCACCACGAAGGAGATCGAGGAGCAGCGCAAAACGCTCGTCGACAGCAGCGGCGGCCCGCAGAAGTTCCAGGCGGCCATCCTCCAGGAGGCGGTGACGGCCCCCGGCCAGATCGACCGCTTCATCACGGACCAGCTGCTCCTGTCCAAGCTCATGGAGAAGTACGGCAAGGACAAGCTCACCGCCCCCGCCTCGGCTGCCGCCGAGAAGCTGGGCATCGAGGTCAACCCGCGTTACGGCAGCTGGGACGCCGAGGGGATCCGGCTCGGTGACGGAACCACCCCGTGGATCATCCAGCGGACCCGTCCCGAGCAGGCCGTACCCGCCGGGACCTGA
- a CDS encoding transglycosylase family protein, translating into MRSGNGRHRRPKQIPALVVTAGVAGSALALPLLAATNASAADAGTWDTVAECESGGSWSANYGSGAYGGLQFTQEQWNEAGGLDYATRPDLASRSQQIAIAEKVLASQGPQAWPLCASSAGLTRQGPSAAVDPGRIETPVPVAPTPSRPDSAVPKSGSTPATDFGVPTPTAPAPTLPSPSGAPSFTLPDVPQGPNAGLPVMPDPDPTLPTGPGNQPPVSPTTPGGTTAPVAPSDPARDPNPADPSTTPSATTGTPTGTPTDSAADGGGKHRGPAADESLGAVPNTAPEPVYTVKAGDSLTAIADAKGLKGGWTKLYEANEQVIGGDADLIKPGQNLDLTK; encoded by the coding sequence ATGCGTTCCGGGAACGGCCGCCACAGACGCCCCAAGCAGATACCCGCACTCGTCGTCACCGCCGGAGTCGCCGGTTCCGCGTTGGCCCTGCCGCTGCTCGCGGCAACCAACGCGAGCGCCGCCGACGCCGGCACGTGGGACACGGTCGCCGAGTGCGAGAGCGGCGGTTCCTGGAGCGCCAACTACGGCAGCGGCGCCTACGGGGGGCTCCAGTTCACCCAGGAGCAGTGGAACGAGGCCGGCGGACTCGACTACGCGACGCGCCCCGACCTCGCCAGCCGCTCCCAGCAGATCGCCATCGCCGAAAAGGTGCTGGCCTCGCAGGGTCCCCAGGCGTGGCCGCTGTGCGCGTCCTCGGCCGGCCTGACGCGACAGGGTCCGTCGGCCGCGGTGGACCCCGGCCGGATCGAGACGCCCGTGCCGGTCGCGCCCACCCCCTCCCGCCCCGACTCCGCGGTGCCGAAGAGCGGTTCCACGCCCGCCACCGACTTCGGGGTGCCGACGCCCACCGCGCCCGCCCCGACCCTGCCCTCCCCGTCCGGCGCGCCGTCGTTCACGCTGCCCGACGTACCGCAGGGGCCCAACGCCGGACTGCCCGTCATGCCGGACCCGGACCCGACCCTTCCCACCGGTCCGGGCAACCAGCCGCCGGTCTCCCCGACCACCCCGGGCGGCACGACCGCCCCGGTGGCCCCCTCGGACCCCGCCAGGGACCCGAACCCGGCCGACCCGTCCACCACGCCCTCGGCCACGACGGGCACCCCGACCGGCACCCCGACCGACTCGGCGGCGGACGGCGGCGGCAAGCACCGCGGCCCGGCGGCGGACGAGTCCCTCGGGGCCGTTCCCAACACCGCGCCGGAGCCCGTCTACACGGTGAAGGCGGGCGACAGCCTGACCGCCATCGCGGACGCCAAGGGACTCAAGGGCGGTTGGACCAAGCTCTACGAGGCCAACGAGCAGGTCATCGGAGGGGACGCGGACCTCATCAAGCCCGGCCAGAACCTGGATCTAACCAAGTAA
- a CDS encoding septum formation initiator family protein — protein sequence MAGNRDRFSTFSTATRLKALGERTAAHVYRSQSRRQVRRSRLTGRAALLVLVLCTLVVALAYPMRQYVSQRSEIAQQQRDATDARERLEKLRDEKARWQDPAYAEQQARKHLHFLRPGEIGYIMNDPGTEAKEDRRTGQAGSDRPWYSNVWDGVDKADRPGD from the coding sequence ATGGCCGGGAACCGGGACCGGTTCTCCACCTTCTCGACCGCGACCAGGCTCAAGGCACTCGGCGAACGGACCGCGGCGCACGTCTACCGCTCCCAGTCACGCCGCCAGGTCCGCCGCAGCCGGCTCACCGGCCGGGCCGCGCTCCTGGTGCTCGTGCTCTGTACCCTGGTCGTCGCCCTCGCGTACCCCATGCGCCAGTACGTGTCCCAGCGCTCCGAGATCGCGCAGCAACAGCGGGACGCCACCGACGCGCGCGAGCGGCTGGAGAAGCTCCGCGACGAGAAGGCCCGCTGGCAGGACCCCGCCTACGCGGAACAGCAGGCGCGCAAGCACCTGCACTTCCTGCGCCCGGGGGAGATCGGCTACATCATGAACGACCCCGGCACCGAGGCCAAGGAAGACCGCCGCACCGGGCAGGCCGGCTCCGACCGGCCCTGGTACTCGAACGTCTGGGACGGCGTCGACAAGGCCGACCGCCCCGGCGACTGA